From Achromobacter spanius, a single genomic window includes:
- a CDS encoding LysR substrate-binding domain-containing protein, whose protein sequence is MSDSSTRTPPLAALRAFEAVARLGSLSRAAAELNVTKSAVSHQLRALEADLGAPLLRRGGTVRRAETTEAGAALLASVQQALTLLETACRNVRATARGKRRYTLNVSANPSLAALWLAPRIGRFIELHPDIDIQVYLHASQDPAWKTQDIDLAFLHVRAMGPHIAAPGDIPLMSETVVPVCSPALVAEADRNDPRVFLRHRWLEEKHIDSPETDWRTWRPRLGLGADDWQDPMVLSGLSTVVAAAAAGVGIALGRAPLIDEDLASGRLVPLTPHLRMPGSWGYVMRIHANRPMDPSLPALVEFLSEEGRRA, encoded by the coding sequence ATGTCCGATTCCTCTACCCGCACGCCGCCGCTGGCCGCGTTGCGCGCCTTTGAAGCCGTGGCCCGCCTGGGCAGCCTGAGCCGCGCGGCCGCCGAGCTGAACGTCACGAAAAGCGCCGTCAGCCATCAGTTGCGGGCGCTGGAGGCCGACCTGGGCGCGCCGCTGCTGCGTCGCGGCGGCACCGTGCGGCGCGCCGAGACCACCGAAGCGGGCGCCGCGCTGCTCGCTTCCGTACAACAGGCCTTGACCCTATTGGAGACCGCCTGCCGTAATGTCCGGGCCACTGCCCGCGGCAAGCGGCGCTACACGCTGAATGTGTCCGCCAACCCGTCGCTGGCCGCCCTATGGCTGGCGCCGCGCATCGGCCGCTTCATCGAACTGCATCCGGACATCGACATCCAGGTGTATCTGCACGCCAGCCAGGATCCGGCCTGGAAGACCCAGGACATCGACTTGGCCTTCCTGCACGTGCGGGCGATGGGGCCGCACATTGCCGCGCCGGGCGACATTCCGCTCATGTCTGAAACCGTGGTGCCGGTATGCAGTCCGGCGCTGGTGGCCGAAGCCGACCGCAACGACCCGCGCGTGTTCCTGCGTCACCGCTGGCTGGAGGAAAAGCACATCGACAGCCCCGAGACCGACTGGCGCACGTGGCGGCCGCGGCTGGGCCTGGGGGCGGATGACTGGCAGGATCCGATGGTGCTGAGCGGCCTGAGCACGGTGGTGGCCGCCGCAGCGGCGGGCGTGGGCATTGCGCTGGGCCGCGCGCCGCTCATCGACGAAGACCTGGCCAGCGGCCGGCTGGTGCCGCTGACCCCGCATCTGCGCATGCCGGGCTCGTGGGGCTATGTCATGCGCATCCACGCCAACCGGCCGATGGACCCGTCGTTGCCCGCGCTGGTGGAGTTTCTATCCGAGGAAGGGCGCCGCGCGTAG
- a CDS encoding ABC transporter ATP-binding protein produces the protein MAAMNDTMIRLTDVSKAYGEVPVLDKVNLEVKRGEFLVLLGASGCGKSTLLNLMAGFITPNTGSVEINGKKVTDVTAACGMVFQQYALFPWRTVQENVEFGLKMRGMSRQERAPIARKFIEMVGLKHAADKFPHALSGGMKQRVSIARVLANDPDVMLFDEPFAALDAMTRQVLQDQLLSIYEQSGKTIVFITHSIDEALTLSTRMAVMGSKPGRIVQDIQNDLPHPRSADVQLSPRFVELKRAIWERVQEEVTRSMELTAD, from the coding sequence ATGGCAGCGATGAACGATACGATGATCCGGCTGACGGACGTCTCCAAGGCCTATGGCGAAGTGCCTGTGCTGGACAAGGTCAACCTGGAGGTCAAGCGCGGTGAGTTTCTGGTGCTGCTGGGCGCCTCGGGCTGCGGCAAGTCGACGCTGCTGAACCTGATGGCGGGGTTCATCACGCCCAACACGGGATCGGTGGAGATCAACGGCAAAAAGGTCACCGACGTGACCGCCGCCTGCGGCATGGTGTTCCAGCAGTACGCGCTGTTTCCGTGGCGCACGGTACAGGAGAACGTCGAATTCGGCCTGAAGATGCGCGGCATGTCGCGCCAGGAACGCGCCCCGATCGCCCGAAAATTCATCGAGATGGTCGGCCTGAAGCACGCGGCGGACAAGTTTCCGCACGCGCTGTCGGGCGGGATGAAGCAGCGCGTGTCGATTGCGCGCGTGCTGGCCAACGACCCGGACGTGATGCTGTTCGACGAGCCGTTCGCGGCGCTGGACGCAATGACCCGGCAGGTGCTGCAGGACCAGCTGCTGTCGATCTACGAGCAAAGCGGCAAGACCATCGTCTTCATCACGCACTCCATCGACGAGGCCCTGACCCTGTCGACGCGCATGGCCGTCATGGGGTCCAAGCCCGGACGCATCGTGCAGGACATCCAGAACGACCTGCCGCATCCGCGCAGCGCCGACGTGCAGCTGTCGCCGCGTTTTGTGGAACTGAAGCGGGCGATCTGGGAGCGCGTGCAGGAGGAAGTGACGCGCAGCATGGAGCTGACGGCGGATTAG